Genomic DNA from bacterium:
TCTGATGTGTATCAATGTAATAAAAAAGATATTTTTGAAATAGAAAAATTGTCAAAAGAGAAAAAAGTTGTGGCAATAGGAGAAATTGGACTTGATTTTTATTACAATAAGGATAATAGAGAAAAACAAACAGAATTTTTTATAACTCAATTAAAAATTGCCTCTGAAAATTCATTACCTGTTATTATCCATCAAAGGGAAAGCAAAGAAGAAATAATTGAAATTTTAGAAAAAATGAATAAAAATTTACCTGAAAAAATTGTTTTTCATTGTTTTGGAGAAGATAATGTTTTTGCTAAATATTGTAAAGAAAAAAATTTCTATATCTCCTTTACAGGGATTATAACTTTTAAAAATGCTAATGGAATAAGAGAAATTGCAAAGGACTTTCCATTAGAAAAAATTATGTCAGAAACGGATAGTCCTTATCTTTCACCGACTCCTTTTAGAGGAAAAAGAAATGAACCATCAAATGTTAGATATATTGTTGAGGAAATTGCCAATCAAAAAAAACAATCCATTGAAGAAGTTTCTAATGTTATTTTTAAAAATTCTGTTACTTTTTTCTCTATCCCATCTTACTGAGATTTAGCGAATAATAGGAATTATGATATTATTTTATTAACTTACCAGGTTTTAATAATTTTATGTCAGTTTTGGTTATTTTTATATATATTGGAGAATATTTTATGGAATTTATTACTTTTGGATGTAAAGTAAATCAATATGAGACACAACTTCTAAAAGAGAATTTTCCTTATATTGATATAATGCCCGATAATGTTTGCGTAATAAATTCTTGTTGTGTTACAAATAAAGTTGAAAAAGAGGTTAAAACAGTTATAAGGAAAAAGTTAAAAAAAGGTAAAAATGTATGGTTAACTGGTTGTTTTGTTAATGAAGAAAAAATCAAATTGTTGTTTCCTTCTATTAAAATTTTTAATAAATTTGAATTTTGTAAAAAAGTAAGAATAATAAAATCATTTAATAATCATACAAGAGGTTTTGTTAAAATTGAAGATGGTTGTGAAAATAATTGTTCCTATTGTATAATCCCTCTTGTCAGAGGAAAAGTTAAATCAAGAGATGAAGAAGAAATTATTGATGAAATTGAGAAATTAACTGAAAATGGTTATAAAGAAATTGTTCTTACTGGAATTGATTTAGGTGCTTATGGAAAAGATAATGGTAAAAAAATTACTACTCTAATTGAAAAAATCTCACAGGTAAAAGATTTGAAAAGGATAAGGTTAAGTTCAATAGAAGCAGTTTATATAAATGAAACACTAATTGACTTTCTTTCTTCTCTTGATATTTTCTGCCCTCATTTTCATATTCCACTTCAAAGCGGTTCTGATAAAATTTTAAGGTTAATGAAAAGAAATTATAACTTATCTCAATATTTAAAAAAAATTGAAGTTATAAAAGAAAAAATTAGAAATGTCACATTTACTACTGATATAATAGTTGGTTTTCCTGGCGAAGAAGAAGATGATTTTAAACAGACATGTAAGGCAATTGGGGAAATTAACTTTTTGAAAGTCCATATTTTCCCTTTTTCACCAAGAGAGGGCACAAAGGCGTATTTTATGGGAAATAAAGTTGATTATAAAGTTAAAAAAGAAAGAGAAAAAGTTCTATCTTATTCAGTTAAAAAAGAAAGAGAAAAAGTTATGAAGAAATTTCTTTTTAGCTCTCTTTCTGTTCTTTTTGAAAAAAAAGAAGAAAATTTATGGACTGGCTATTCAGAAAATTACATTCCATTTTCAGTTATTTCTGATGAAGATATTAAAAATGAAATAGTAAAAGTTATTGGGAAAGAAATTAGAAACGATAAGATTTATGGTATAATTTAAAATATGGGAAAAAATGGAAAAATTTGAAATAGTGAATTTAGTTTCAGGGGTATTACTAATTGTATTAGGATGCTTTTTCACATTTAAACCAAAACTCACATATCAAAAAGAAGGCATCTCTGATATTTTTGCGGTATTTGGAATTATTCTTATGGTTATCGGAGTAGTTTTACTTTTTTCTCCTCTCTTAAATAGATGATGGTCTTCCTGCCATAATAAGGTTAAGTGCTTCACCTCTTGTTCTTAAATCCCTTAAAAATATTCCTCTCATTGCAGATGTAACTATTTTACTTCCTGGTTTTTTAATTCCTCTCATTACCATACATAAATGTTCACCTTCAACAACAACCATAGAACCCTGAGGAGTCAGTACTTTCATTATTGTATCTGCAATTTGATTTGTCATTCTTTCTTGTAGTTGCAGTCGTTTTGTAAAAACATCAACAAGACGAGGTAATTTACTTATACCAACGACTTTTTTACCATCGGGTAAATAAGCAATATGAACTTTACCAAAAAAAGGTAGAAGATGATGTTCACATAAAGAATAAAATGGAATATCTTTCACAAGAACTAATTCATTAAATTCTTCATAGAAAAATTTTCCAATGATTTTTTCCGGGTCCTGTCCCATTCCACTTAAAATTTCTTCATACATTTTTGCAACTCTTTTTGGTGTTTCTTTCAATGAGTTTTTATTTGTATCAATTCCAGCGCCCTCAAGAATCAGTTCCACTCCCTTCTCTATTTTCCTTCTGTCCATCATTTTCTCCTTTTTGTTCCTGCTTTTCAATACCAAGTATTTCATCTATTTCTTCTGATTTTAATGTTTCTTTTTCTAAAAGTGCATTTGCCAATTTATGAAGTTTGTCTAAATTTTCAGTTAAAATGTTAATTGCTTTATTCTCTGCTTCTTCAAGTATCCTTTTAATTTCTTCATCAATTTCTCTTGTTGTAACTTCACTATGTTCCCTCATCTGGACAAGGTCTCTACCAAGAAAAACATTTCCATCATGTCTGAAAATAACAGGACCTAATTTTTCGCTCATACCCCATTCACATACCATCCTTCTTGCTATTTCTGTTGCAACTTTAAGGTCATTTTCACTCCCAGTGAACATTTTCCCAAAAATTAGTTTTTCAGTTGCTCTACCTGCTAATAGTGTACATAAAGAGTTTTTATAATAAATATCCGATTGAATAAATTTATCCTGTTCAGGCAAAATATGAGTAAGTCCTAATGCTCTTCCTCTTGGGATTATTGTAACTTTATGGAC
This window encodes:
- a CDS encoding MiaB/RimO family radical SAM methylthiotransferase, which gives rise to MEFITFGCKVNQYETQLLKENFPYIDIMPDNVCVINSCCVTNKVEKEVKTVIRKKLKKGKNVWLTGCFVNEEKIKLLFPSIKIFNKFEFCKKVRIIKSFNNHTRGFVKIEDGCENNCSYCIIPLVRGKVKSRDEEEIIDEIEKLTENGYKEIVLTGIDLGAYGKDNGKKITTLIEKISQVKDLKRIRLSSIEAVYINETLIDFLSSLDIFCPHFHIPLQSGSDKILRLMKRNYNLSQYLKKIEVIKEKIRNVTFTTDIIVGFPGEEEDDFKQTCKAIGEINFLKVHIFPFSPREGTKAYFMGNKVDYKVKKEREKVLSYSVKKEREKVMKKFLFSSLSVLFEKKEENLWTGYSENYIPFSVISDEDIKNEIVKVIGKEIRNDKIYGII
- a CDS encoding TatD family hydrolase, which codes for MKYFDTHCHLDFSDYDSDRDKVIEKSKNEGIEYIINVGVNLESSKKSIKIASRYKFIFVGVGIHPSDVYQCNKKDIFEIEKLSKEKKVVAIGEIGLDFYYNKDNREKQTEFFITQLKIASENSLPVIIHQRESKEEIIEILEKMNKNLPEKIVFHCFGEDNVFAKYCKEKNFYISFTGIITFKNANGIREIAKDFPLEKIMSETDSPYLSPTPFRGKRNEPSNVRYIVEEIANQKKQSIEEVSNVIFKNSVTFFSIPSY
- a CDS encoding AAA family ATPase; translation: PCIIFIDEIDAVGRQRFAGLGGGHDEREQTLNQLLVEMDGFQTDEHIIVMAATNRPDVLDPALTRPGRFDRTVVVDMPDIRARELIFKVHTKNKPLDETVDLKILARSTAGLSGADIANIVNESALIAARKGKEKIDMNDFEEARDKVLMGTERKNLVISDEERKIIAYHEAGHTLLQKSLPDVYPVHKVTIIPRGRALGLTHILPEQDKFIQSDIYYKNSLCTLLAGRATEKLIFGKMFTGSENDLKVATEIARRMVCEWGMSEKLGPVIFRHDGNVFLGRDLVQMREHSEVTTREIDEEIKRILEEAENKAINILTENLDKLHKLANALLEKETLKSEEIDEILGIEKQEQKGENDGQKENREGSGTDS
- the folE gene encoding GTP cyclohydrolase I FolE — protein: MMDRRKIEKGVELILEGAGIDTNKNSLKETPKRVAKMYEEILSGMGQDPEKIIGKFFYEEFNELVLVKDIPFYSLCEHHLLPFFGKVHIAYLPDGKKVVGISKLPRLVDVFTKRLQLQERMTNQIADTIMKVLTPQGSMVVVEGEHLCMVMRGIKKPGSKIVTSAMRGIFLRDLRTRGEALNLIMAGRPSSI